A DNA window from Halichondria panicea chromosome 16, odHalPani1.1, whole genome shotgun sequence contains the following coding sequences:
- the LOC135350574 gene encoding large ribosomal subunit protein bL9-like encodes MALISLPVRNLSGGFQKVGTMALSLRSYGTRRESKQWKQRPNRKARLDIILTQDVHKLGIKGQIVQVKHGYGRNHLLPQKMAVYATHYNVEDHNAFTVEKGGVQAGETENLTRFLENKELMVRVAADMPVTEHHVSRAFRQCLQLHVPVDLIELPEPITTTAGGSVTVRVSEDTPVTLPVKLDTTVTKKQQRKVDKRQIFLSRRNKEDETD; translated from the coding sequence ATGGCTCTTATAAGTCTCCCAGTAAGAAACCTCTCTGGTGGCTTTCAGAAGGTTGGCACAATGGCCTTGTCTCTCAGGAGCTACGGTACAAGGCGTGAGTCCAAGCAATGGAAGCAAAGGCCCAACAGAAAAGCAAGACTGGACATTATTCTCACACAAGATGTGCACAAGCTCGGGATCAAAGGTCAAATCGTACAAGTGAAGCATGGCTATGGAAGAAACCACCTTCTACCTCAAAAGATGGCTGTATATGCCACGCATTATAACGTTGAAGACCACAATGCTTTTACTGTGGAAAAGGGCGGAGTTCAAGCTGGCGAGACCGAGAACTTAACACGATTCCTGGAAAATAAAGAGTTGATGGTTCGTGTGGCTGCAGACATGCCGGTGACAGAGCACCATGTATCAAGGGCCTTCCGACAATGCCTGCAGCTGCATGTCCCTGTGGACCTCATTGAACTACCAGAGCCGATTACTACTACCGCTGGAGGATCTGTGACTGTGCGAGTGTCTGAAGATACACCTGTGACTCTACCTGTGAAGCTGGACACCACAGTGACCAAGAAACAGCAGAGAAAAGTCGACAAGAGACAAATATTCTTATCTAGACGTAACAAAGAAGATGAAACAGACTAG
- the LOC135350527 gene encoding uncharacterized protein LOC135350527 yields MLIKLCLLSHLLLTAFAAKTPLHLLALVPLGQGSAQDCVDRGRELLTAAHLAAEIANNNILTEYQLEIVPVETSRCSNDSFSLTLANFVAGLTSRSRTVVGVVGMMCSSAVLSVSPLASHDGIDILQITSGTVSPLSIANAREKVQIDRLYQTASPSTVFNDKLIRLINQNNVTRLAVIRHIGTFFIEHDIISTDLHTKLGNRVNITDFEIQFDTTQVPRILDSIVSNSDGIRMIYASVTIEEARELLCNSLSSERGAEVVYPRNQWIFHSHTYEDLVEPISTCNETEMRRALVGVILLQHSDRDESNSAIILSHTNYTYSSYLERYRQELNNDNNSLCDKNPGIIHANALYDSVLAFALAINNSMLNQAQLSGYSFRNSTRESKTFVTETLKKELDKLPPFHGASGLVSFNSETHGVSRTTSVRVVVVVDNNTELPLMLGTFSSKDNKIHYALPIATMALVLILVLVHTTTLLLFGYYWSDPDIKATSPGLGLIMFAACYMLDISLLLTALRYSYATNEQFVVFCVLENWLLFIGIQLIFATLLMRLLRVQRIFFHYSKLGKVWSDYSMLLAILVFVSIAVIILTFWMAIDTPTLGIQTTFVSATQTPFFSVVLSCKSRYFDFFPIWIVLLLGYTGIIMAMVLLLAIRTRKIQLESFKDTKTVNVFVYTTVVCFMFLMVVSLIFEGVGDQVVTFVFRVLALSSVAIACTCFLFLPKIYSAQCLRRNPRRKSVTTQNSASFVASNAYMTTSF; encoded by the coding sequence ATGCTTATCAAATTGTGCTTGTTGAGTCATCTGCTATTGACAGCTTTTGCAGCCAAGACCCCTCTCCACTTACTGGCATTGGTACCTCTGGGTCAGGGCTCAGCTCAAGATTGTGTAGACAGAGGGAGGGAGCTACTCACTGCTGCTCATCTAGCTGCAGAGATTGCAAACAATAATATCCTTACAGAATATCAACTGGAGATAGTGCCAGTGGAGACGTCGAGATGCAGTAATGACAGCTTCTCGCTAACACTAGCTAACTTTGTGGCAGGACTAACAAGTAGATCTCGCACTGTTGTTGGAGTGGTGGGAATGATGTGTTCCTCAGCCGTACTCAGTGTGTCCCCTCTGGCCTCACACGATGGGATCGATATCCTACAGATAACCTCTGGCACTGTGTCCCCACTCAGTATAGCTAATGCCAGGGAGAAAGTACAAATTGACAGACTGTATCAGACTGCATCACCATCGACTGTATTCAACGATAAACTGATTCGCTTGATTAACCAAAACAATGTAACCAGACTGGCCGTCATTAGACACATTGGAACATTCTTTATTGAACATGACATCATTTCTACGGACCTCCATACAAAGTTGGGGAACAGAGTAAATATCACCGATTTTGAGATTCAATTTGACACCACACAAGTTCCGAGAATATTAGACTCAATTGTAAGCAATAGTGACGGTATTCGTATGATCTATGCTTCAGTAACTATCGAAGAGGCTAGAGAGCTGCTGTGCAATTCACTGAGCTCTGAAAGAGGAGCAGAGGTTGTGTATCCACGTAACCAATGGATATTCCACAGTCACACGTATGAGGACCTTGTTGAGCCGATCAGCACTTGCAATGAGACTGAGATGAGGCGAGCTCTAGTGGGTGTTATCTTGTTGCAGCACTCGGACAGAGATGAGAGCAATAGTGCTATCATCCTCTCACACACCAACTACACTTATAGCAGCTACTTGGAGAGATACAGACAAGAActgaataatgataataacAGTCTGTGTGATAAAAACCCCGGGATTATTCATGCCAACGCTTTGTACGATTCTGTGTTGGCATTTGCTCTAGCTATCAACAACTCAATGCTCAACCAAGCACAACTAAGTGGCTATAGTTTTCGGAACTCTACCAGGGAATCAAAGACATTTGTTACTGAAACACTGAAGAAAGAACTAGATAAGTTGCCCCCATTTCATGGAGCAAGTGGACTTGTTAGTTTCAACAGTGAAACTCACGGAGTCTCTCGAACCACATCTGTacgtgttgttgttgttgtagaTAATAACACTGAGTTACCTTTGATGCTAGGAACCTTCTCATCCAAAGATAACAAAATACACTATGCACTTCCTATTGCTACTATGGCTCTGGTGTTGATACTAGTGCTGGTCCACACAACTACTTTATTGCTATTTGGCTACTATTGGAGTGATCCGGACATCAAAGCCACCAGTCCAGGGCTGGGTCTGATCATGTTTGCGGCTTGCTACATGCTCGACATATCACTGCTACTCACTGCACTTAGATACAGTTATGCcacaaatgaacagtttgtggtATTCTGTGTGCTGGAAAATTGGCTCCTTTTTATTGGTATTCAGCTGATCTTTGCAACTTTGTTGATGCGACTACTTCGCGTCCAACGAATTTTTTTCCATTACTCTAAACTGGGGAAGGTGTGGAGTGACTACTCCATGCTATTGGCTATCCTAGTCTTTGTTTCCATTGCTGTCATCATCCTCACCTTCTGGATGGCTATTGACACTCCAACACTGGGCATACAGACCACCTTTGTGAGTGCTACACAGACGCCATTCTTTAGTGTTGTGTTATCTTGCAAGAGCCGATACTTCGACTTCTTCCCGATATGGATAGTTCTGTTGCTAGGATACACTGGGATCATCATGGCTATGGTTCTACTTCTCGCTATTCGAACCAGAAAAATCCAATTGGAGAGTTTCAAGGACACAAAAACAGTGAACGTGTTTGTCTACACTACAGTGGTGTGTTTCATGTTCCTGATGGTGGTGTCACTGATATTTGAGGGAGTTGGAGACCAAGTGGTGACATTTGTGTTCCGTGTTTTGGCCTTGAGCAGCGTCGCCATTGCTTGTACGTGTTTCTTGTTCTTGCCTAAGATCTACTCTGCTCAGTGCCTCAGAAGAAACCCTCGCAGAAAGTCAGTAACTACTCAGAACAGTGCATCTTTTGTTGCATCCAATGCATACATGACTACTTCATTTTAA